The following are from one region of the Candidatus Woesearchaeota archaeon genome:
- a CDS encoding 30S ribosomal protein S17e — protein MGRIKTVHIRRITHQLMEQYGDKFTDKFEANKQQVHHFVESPSKKLKNIIAGYATRLVKQRAKGPRMRRTPMGSEKSDEWQ, from the coding sequence TTGGGAAGAATTAAGACCGTACATATTCGACGAATAACCCATCAGTTGATGGAACAGTATGGAGATAAATTTACCGATAAGTTTGAGGCAAATAAACAACAAGTTCATCATTTTGTTGAAAGCCCATCAAAAAAATTGAAGAATATTATTGCTGGGTATGCCACACGATTAGTCAAGCAGCGCGCAAAAGGACCTCGTATGCGACGTACCCCTATGGGGTCAGAGAAGTCTGATGAATGGCAGTAA